A DNA window from Massilia putida contains the following coding sequences:
- a CDS encoding DeoR/GlpR family DNA-binding transcription regulator yields the protein MQLAEERRQHIVDTVEQQGKVLAAELAQRFNTSEDTIRRDLRDLDAAGLLRRVHGGAMRRTQAVPSFGQRLDADGARKEMLARALADSVRPGDTVLVDAGTTNLAFARQLEDGLAATIITNSPQIALGLGHLRATRVVLLGGVYSAHVGAVLGAQTLAEIQRLRVDVAVVGVCSVEAERGLGASDVEEAVLKQAILAVGSRRVVAALNERLEAPAPFAIAPLHEIDRLVLEADAAPDVVARLRKGERAPEIVLAARSRA from the coding sequence ATGCAACTGGCGGAAGAACGACGGCAACACATCGTCGACACGGTCGAGCAGCAAGGCAAGGTGCTGGCGGCCGAACTGGCGCAGCGGTTCAACACATCGGAAGACACGATCCGGAGAGATTTGCGCGACCTGGACGCGGCCGGCCTGTTGCGCCGCGTGCATGGCGGCGCGATGCGGCGCACGCAGGCCGTGCCCAGCTTCGGCCAGCGGCTCGATGCCGACGGCGCACGCAAGGAGATGCTGGCGCGCGCGCTGGCGGACAGCGTGCGCCCGGGCGACACGGTGCTGGTCGATGCCGGCACGACGAACCTCGCGTTCGCGCGCCAGCTGGAAGACGGGCTGGCGGCCACCATCATCACCAACAGTCCGCAGATCGCGCTGGGGCTGGGCCACTTGCGCGCCACGCGCGTCGTGCTGCTGGGCGGCGTGTATTCGGCCCACGTCGGCGCCGTGCTGGGCGCGCAGACGCTGGCCGAGATCCAGCGCCTGCGCGTGGACGTGGCGGTCGTGGGCGTGTGCAGCGTCGAGGCCGAGCGCGGCCTGGGCGCGAGCGACGTCGAGGAAGCCGTCCTCAAGCAAGCCATCCTGGCCGTGGGCAGCCGGCGCGTCGTGGCCGCGCTGAACGAACGGCTGGAGGCGCCGGCGCCGTTCGCGATCGCGCCACTCCACGAGATCGACCGCCTCGTGCTGGAAGCGGATGCCGCGCCGGACGTGGTCGCGCGCCTGCGCAAGGGTGAGCGCGCGCCCGAGATCGTACTGGCCGCAAGGAGCCGCGCATGA
- the thpR gene encoding RNA 2',3'-cyclic phosphodiesterase encodes MDAQPDTTRLFLALWPIEPVRDQLRAWRDAWTWPRGATPVHTDKLHVTLHFLGNLPSSRLPELLDGLQVPFTPFQLQFGRPVLQHSGIAWLEPHTEPQPLLDLHARLSDALLALGLTPEARKYRPHVTMARRANGAVIPAAGPAIDWAVTHYALVASHAGAYTVLKEYG; translated from the coding sequence ATGGACGCGCAACCGGACACCACCCGTCTGTTCCTGGCGCTGTGGCCGATTGAGCCCGTGCGGGACCAGCTGCGCGCATGGCGCGATGCGTGGACGTGGCCGCGCGGCGCGACGCCCGTCCACACCGATAAACTGCACGTGACCCTGCACTTCCTCGGCAACCTGCCCAGCAGCCGGCTGCCCGAACTGCTGGACGGCCTGCAGGTGCCCTTCACGCCTTTCCAGCTGCAGTTCGGCCGCCCCGTGCTGCAGCACAGCGGGATCGCATGGCTGGAACCGCACACCGAACCGCAGCCGCTGCTGGACCTGCATGCGCGCCTGTCCGACGCCTTGCTTGCGCTGGGCCTGACGCCGGAAGCGCGCAAATACCGGCCGCACGTGACGATGGCGCGGCGCGCCAACGGGGCAGTCATCCCCGCAGCAGGTCCGGCGATCGACTGGGCGGTCACGCATTACGCCCTCGTCGCATCACACGCCGGCGCCTACACGGTGTTAAAAGAATACGGGTAG
- the panB gene encoding 3-methyl-2-oxobutanoate hydroxymethyltransferase, with amino-acid sequence MSAYLGGNATNEAPVRKAVTLPSLLAMRAAGEKIAMLTCYDASFASLMDRCGVDILLIGDSLGMVCAGYDSTLPVTVADVAYHTASVVRGRKHAFVLADLPFGSYGTLQQAYDSCAALMRAGAQMIKIEGGAWLAETVRFLTDRGIPVCAHIGLTPQFVHQLGGYRVQGKTDEGAEQLKRDAQALQDAGAAMVLLEAVPAALGKEVTGMLHVPTIGIGAGPDCSGQVLVMHDLLGVFPGRKARFVKNFMEGQTSIDAAVQAYVAAVKDGSFPAPEHCF; translated from the coding sequence ATGAGCGCTTATTTGGGCGGAAACGCGACGAACGAGGCACCGGTGCGCAAGGCCGTGACCCTGCCCTCGCTGCTGGCGATGCGCGCGGCCGGCGAGAAGATCGCCATGCTCACCTGCTACGACGCCAGCTTCGCGTCGCTGATGGACCGCTGCGGCGTGGACATCCTCCTGATCGGCGACTCGCTGGGCATGGTGTGCGCCGGCTACGACTCGACCTTGCCCGTGACGGTGGCGGACGTCGCCTACCACACCGCGTCCGTCGTGCGCGGCCGCAAACACGCGTTCGTGCTGGCCGACCTGCCGTTCGGCAGCTACGGCACCCTGCAGCAGGCTTACGACAGCTGCGCCGCCCTGATGCGCGCGGGCGCCCAGATGATCAAGATCGAGGGCGGCGCCTGGCTCGCGGAGACCGTGCGCTTCCTGACCGACCGCGGCATCCCCGTCTGCGCCCACATCGGTCTCACGCCGCAATTCGTCCACCAGCTGGGCGGCTACCGCGTGCAGGGCAAGACCGACGAAGGCGCGGAGCAGCTCAAGCGCGACGCGCAGGCGCTGCAGGACGCCGGCGCGGCGATGGTGCTGCTGGAAGCGGTGCCGGCGGCGCTGGGCAAGGAAGTAACGGGCATGCTGCACGTGCCGACCATCGGCATCGGCGCGGGTCCGGACTGCTCGGGCCAGGTGCTCGTCATGCACGACCTGCTGGGCGTCTTCCCGGGCCGCAAGGCGCGCTTCGTGAAGAACTTCATGGAAGGCCAGACGAGCATCGACGCGGCCGTGCAAGCCTACGTGGCGGCCGTCAAGGACGGCAGCTTCCCGGCGCCGGAACACTGCTTCTGA
- a CDS encoding MFS transporter — protein sequence MSRIDDGLTLERAPAAGLNAARWSVSTIFLLNGAGIGVWAAHVPLVQARAGIDTGVLGFLLLTIAGGAISAMPLSGWMAGRWGTRAVVIGSGLLFALTSALLMNVGGVVPLFLAAYAFGASNGVLDVAMNANASEVEAARGIPTMSSFHGFFSLGGLVGAALGGLLIAAGLGDGSGALAVSVAIAVVVAWCARRLLAVPSAPHASHFALPRGPALFLGMLGLLCFAVEGALVDWSALLLTERTKVDAASAALGYSAFSVTMAACRFAGDRLVLRFGPLRVMTVGGLGMFAGLMLAVVSTHFWLSALGFALIGLSAANVVPLIFAAAARMPGMSAGGGLATVATLGYAGLLMAPPLIGSIAAHANIAVALGILSLSGIVIAANSKRVLP from the coding sequence ATGAGCCGCATCGACGACGGCCTGACCCTCGAACGCGCGCCGGCCGCGGGCTTGAACGCCGCGCGCTGGTCCGTCTCGACGATCTTCCTGCTCAACGGCGCCGGCATCGGCGTGTGGGCCGCGCACGTGCCGCTCGTGCAGGCGCGCGCCGGCATCGACACGGGCGTGCTCGGCTTCCTGCTCTTGACCATCGCCGGCGGGGCGATCTCCGCGATGCCGCTGTCCGGCTGGATGGCAGGACGCTGGGGCACGCGCGCCGTCGTCATCGGCAGCGGCCTGCTGTTCGCGCTGACGAGTGCCCTCCTGATGAACGTGGGCGGCGTCGTGCCGCTGTTCCTCGCGGCGTACGCGTTCGGCGCCAGCAACGGCGTGCTGGACGTGGCGATGAACGCCAACGCCAGCGAGGTCGAGGCGGCGCGCGGCATTCCGACGATGTCCTCGTTCCACGGCTTCTTCAGCCTCGGAGGCCTCGTCGGCGCCGCACTGGGCGGCCTGCTGATCGCCGCCGGTCTCGGCGACGGCAGCGGGGCGCTGGCGGTGAGCGTTGCCATCGCGGTCGTCGTCGCATGGTGCGCGCGCAGGCTGCTCGCGGTGCCGTCGGCGCCGCATGCAAGTCACTTCGCGTTGCCGCGCGGGCCCGCGCTGTTCCTCGGCATGCTCGGTTTGCTGTGCTTCGCCGTCGAGGGGGCGCTTGTGGATTGGAGCGCGCTGCTGCTGACGGAACGCACGAAGGTCGACGCCGCATCGGCGGCCCTGGGCTACTCCGCGTTCTCGGTGACGATGGCCGCCTGCCGCTTCGCCGGCGACCGTCTCGTGCTGCGTTTCGGGCCGCTGCGCGTGATGACCGTGGGCGGGCTCGGTATGTTCGCGGGGTTGATGCTGGCCGTGGTCAGCACGCATTTCTGGCTGTCGGCGCTGGGCTTCGCGCTGATCGGCCTGTCGGCGGCGAACGTCGTGCCGCTGATCTTCGCGGCGGCCGCGCGCATGCCGGGGATGTCGGCCGGCGGCGGGCTCGCGACCGTGGCCACGCTCGGCTACGCGGGCCTGTTGATGGCGCCGCCGTTGATCGGATCGATCGCGGCGCATGCGAATATCGCGGTGGCACTGGGCATCCTGTCGTTATCGGGGATCGTGATCGCCGCGAATTCGAAACGCGTTTTGCCGTAG